One genomic segment of Desulfocapsa sulfexigens DSM 10523 includes these proteins:
- a CDS encoding ABC transporter permease, translated as MTEPIENQGVEKSISLSRRRWRRFCRNRRGFYSLIVFAFFFVISLFAEAISNDVPLLVRYEGHLYFPLLVEYPETTFGGDFETETDYLDPYIYEKLTTDGNSVYFPFNSHSYQSINFNIDGPVPSPPTDENILGTDDRGRDVFARLLYGFRLSILFGFALTTVGTLVGIITGAVQGFFGGRVDLFFQRFIEIWGAMPELYLLIIFASIFKPSVMLLLVLLSLFSWMGLSDYVRAEFLKGRNMEYVKAARALGVSNVTIMYRHLLPNGMTPVITFLPFRMSASILALTSLDFLGLGVPPSTPSLGELLAQGKANIDAWWLSLSTFLVLVGTLVLLIFIGEALRETFDPRKN; from the coding sequence TTGACAGAACCGATTGAAAATCAGGGTGTGGAGAAGTCGATCAGTCTCTCCCGCAGGAGGTGGCGAAGATTCTGCCGTAACCGAAGGGGCTTCTACAGCCTTATTGTCTTTGCCTTCTTTTTTGTGATAAGCCTCTTTGCAGAAGCCATATCAAATGATGTTCCGCTTCTGGTACGATATGAGGGACATCTCTATTTTCCATTGCTGGTTGAGTATCCGGAAACCACTTTTGGAGGTGATTTTGAAACCGAGACTGACTACCTTGATCCCTATATTTACGAAAAACTTACAACCGATGGCAATAGTGTTTATTTCCCGTTCAACAGTCACAGCTATCAGAGTATAAATTTCAACATTGATGGTCCTGTTCCTTCTCCGCCAACAGACGAAAACATTCTTGGCACTGATGATCGTGGGAGGGATGTCTTTGCGCGACTTCTTTATGGCTTTCGTCTGAGCATTTTATTTGGTTTTGCCCTCACTACAGTAGGAACGCTTGTCGGAATTATTACCGGCGCAGTGCAGGGTTTTTTCGGTGGCAGGGTGGATCTGTTCTTCCAAAGGTTTATAGAAATATGGGGGGCGATGCCTGAGCTCTATCTGCTTATTATTTTTGCTTCAATTTTCAAACCAAGCGTTATGTTATTACTTGTGCTACTCTCGCTATTCAGCTGGATGGGACTTTCCGATTACGTTCGTGCCGAATTTTTAAAAGGCAGGAATATGGAATATGTGAAGGCGGCCAGAGCTCTTGGTGTTTCGAACGTGACCATTATGTATCGTCATCTGCTTCCAAATGGCATGACTCCGGTTATTACTTTTTTGCCATTCAGGATGTCTGCTTCAATTCTTGCTCTTACCAGCTTGGATTTTCTTGGACTTGGCGTTCCCCCATCGACACCATCACTTGGAGAACTTTTGGCCCAGGGCAAAGCCAATATTGATGCCTGGTGGCTCTCTCTTTCAACTTTCCTTGTCCTGGTCGGAACGCTTGTTCTTCTGATTTTTATCGGAGAAGCGCTGCGGGAAACCTTTGATCCTAGAAAAAACTGA